One region of Paralichthys olivaceus isolate ysfri-2021 chromosome 12, ASM2471397v2, whole genome shotgun sequence genomic DNA includes:
- the rdh14a gene encoding retinol dehydrogenase 14a, which yields MMSGKTVVVTGANSGIGKATAAAVVKLQGRVIMACRDLSSAEQAAREIREQTGADATQLVLKQLDLASLTSVRTFCQDLVKEEPRLDVLINNAGVYQCPYTRTEDGFEMQFGVNHLGHFLLTHLLLDLLKRSAPSRIVVVSSKLYKHGHINFDDLNSEHNYDKAFAYSRSKLANLLFTCELAHRLEGSGVTVNALTPGIVRTNLGRHVHVPALAQPMFNLLSWGLFKSPEEGARTSVFLACSPDVDSVQGKCFADCRPQVLLDKATDREVASKLWDISEVMVGITT from the exons ATGATGAGCGGAAAGACGGTGGTGGTGACCGGGGCTAACAGCGGGATAGGGAAGGCTACGGCAGCCGCCGTCGTGAAGCTCCAGGGCCGCGTGATCATGGCCTGCAGGGACCTGAGCAGCGCGGAGCAGGCGGCCCGGGAGATCCGAGAGCAGACCGGGGCAGACGCGACACAGCTGGTGCTCAAACAGCTGGACCTCGCCTCCCTCACGTCCGTGCGCACGTTCTGTCAGGACCTGGTGAAG GAGGAGCCTCGGCTGGACGTGCTCATCAACAACGCTGGAGTCTACCAGTGTCCTTACACCAGAACAGAGGACGGCTTTGAGATGCAGTTTGGGGTCAACCACCTGGGCCACTTCCTGCTCACGCACCTGCTGCTCGACCTCCTGAAGCGATCAGCTCCCAGCCGCATCGTGGTGGTCTCCTCCAAACTCTACAAGCACGGCCACATCAACTTTGATGACCTGAACAGCGAGCACAACTACGACAAGGCCTTCGCCTACAGTCGGAGCAAACTGGCCAACCTGCTGTTCACCTGTGAGCTGGCCCATCGACTGGAGGGCAGCGGAGTGACGGTGAACGCCCTGACGCCAGGCATAGTGAGGACTAATCTGGGGAGGCACGTCCATGTCCCAGCGTTGGCTCAGCCCATGTTTAACCTGCTCTCGTGGGGCTTGTTTAAGAGCCCTGAAGAAGGAGCTCGGACTTCAGTGTTCTTGGCCTGCAGCCCAGATGTAGACAGCGTGCAGGGAAAGTGCTTTGCCGATTGTCGGCCTCAGGTTCTGCTGGACAAGGCCACAGACCGGGAAGTCGCCAGTAAACTGTGGGACATCAGTGAAGTCATGGTGGGCATTACCACATGA